A window of Kocuria sp. TGY1127_2 genomic DNA:
GGGCCGCGAACGGTGCGCAGAAGGCCTGGCGGGAGTCGATCACCCAAGCCAGCGCCGAGGCGACGAGCGCGATCAGCACGGCCCGGGATCAGGCTGTGCAGTCGATCGAGAGGGCCGCTGCCGACGCCGGGGCCGTGGCAACAGCCAAGATTGACGCCGCGAACGAGCGGGCCGAAAAGATCATCGCCACAACGGCGAAGCTGGAGGCCCGTCAGCTTTGGTCTGTCGCCGCGTCGATGTGCCTCGCGCTGTTGCCGGTCGCAGTGATCGTCGCGGGTGTTTGGATGGCCGTCGCCGGGCTTATCACGGGCGCTCAGTGGGCCCTCGACGTGGACGGGAGCGTGTGGCTCGGGATCGGTCGCTGGCTCGTGGTCTCCATGGGCCTCGCCGGGGCCGGCTACGGACTCTTCGCGTCCGTCCGCTGGGTCGCCGGTCTCGTGGAGACCTGGAAGGGCCGCGGGATGCCGAGGTGGCCCCGTTGGCGGTGATGGCTGGATCCGATCGAGCTACCGGTTCCGATCAGCAGTCGAAGGATTTTCGCAGCAGCCAGTCCTGCGGCCTCGGTGCCGCCGCCGTAGCCTGACGAGCATCCCGGCCGTGACGGCCATCGCGACGGCGATCCCGGCACCGATGATCCAGGGATTGCCGAGGAGCCCTCCGACGCCTGCGAGTGCTCCGCCCGCCGCGATGAGCGGCAGGCCGCAGCAGAGCAGCAACGGAAGCGCGCAGCATGCCAGTAGGAGCAGCCCGGTCCCTGCGGCGACGATGGGACCGGCGCGCCGTTCGTCGCGGTCGTGATCGGCGCTCATCGTCTGCACCTCTTCCGGATGAGATCTCCCCGATTGCATGCGTTGCCGTTCATGCGCAGCACGAGAGCAGTGACGGGTCGGTGGTGAAGGACTTCGCGGCGATCCGGATGCCTTCGGTCATGGTCAGGTAGGGGGCCCAGGCGTCGGCGACTTCGGCGATGGTCTTGCCGAGCACGTGGACGCCTGCGGCGGCGAGTTCCCCGGCGTCCTTGGCGACGGCGGTGAGGCCGAGGATCTCGCTCGTATCGGCGTTCACGACGATCTTGATGAACCCGCGGGTGTCGCGGTTGATCACCGCCCGGGGCACATACTCCAGGGGCAGCACGCGGCAGTCGCAGCGGATCCCCGCGGCGACGACCTCCTTCTCGGTCATCCCGACCGCGCCGATCGCCGGTCCGGTGAACGTCACCCGCGGCAGATGGGAGTAGTCGACGGACCGGTCGGCGTCGGCGTACGCGTTCTCGGCGACGAGGGTGCCGTGGTGGGCCGCGACGTAGACGAACTCCGGGTGCCCGGTCACGTCGCCCGCGGCCCAGATCCGCGGGTTCGACGACTGCAGATGGTCGGAGACGACCACCTCGCCGGAGTCCCCGGTCTTCACCCCGACCGCATCGAGGTTCAAGCCGTCGGTGACGGGACGGCGTCCGAGGGCGACGAGCACCTGGTCGGCGCGGAACTCCTGCGAGCCGCCGGACACGTCCGCGGTAACCACGACCTGCCCGGTCGCCGCGTCCCGGGACACCCGGGTCGGCACCGCGCGGCGGACCACCCGGATGCCCTCGTCGGCGAACACCTCCTGCAGTGTCCGGGACACCTCCGGCTCCTCCTTCGACGCGAGCCGGGACCGCACCAGCACGGTGACCTGGGAGCCGAGGCGGGCGAACAGCTGCGCCTGCTCCAGGGCGACGTAGCCGCCGCCGAGCACCAGCATCGACTCGGGGACCTCGGTCAGGTCCATCGCCGTGGTCGAGGTCAGGTACCCGGCCTCGTCCAGGCCGTCGATCGGCGGAGCCCACGGCCGCGCACCGGTGGCGACCAGGTAGTGCTCGGCCTCGATCGTCTCGACCGCTCCGTCTGCGGCGGTGACCTCCAACACCGGCGCGTCCGGGGTGCCCGCGAACCCGGCGTCTCCCCGCCGGACGTGCCACCCGTATGAATCGGCGACGTCGGCGTACTTCTCGCCCCGCATCGTCTCGACCAACGCCTGCTTCCCGGCGATCAGCGCGGGCATGTCCACTGGGCCTGCCGTCGTCGCGATCCCCGGGAACCGGTCGGCGGCGTCGGCGGCGACGTGCCGTGCATCGGCGGCGGCGATGAGGGCCTTCGACGGCACGCAGCCCGTGTTCACGCAGGTGCCGCCGAGCGTGCCACGCTCGATCATCACCACCGACTTCCCGAGCATGGTCGCGCGAATCGCGGCGGCGAACGCTCCGCCGCCCGATCCGATGATGGCGAGATCGTACTTCGTAGGCATCGCTGCTCCCGTCAAGGCTTGGACTTCTGTTCCGTTTCAGCCATACTGGACCTTCCAGTGCAGGGGAAGGTCAAGCGTGGCCCCTGCCGAATGATCGGAGGCCGCAATGCGCATCGGAGAACTCGCCGAACGCGCGGGCACCACCTCGAAGACGCTCCGGTTCTACGAAGAGCAGGGACTGCTGCCCCCGGCCGACCGGACGCCATCCGGGTACCGCGACTACGCGCCCGACGCCGTCGCCCGGATCGACTTCGTTCACCGTGGCCAGGCCGCAGGCCTCACCCTCGCCCAGATCCGCCAAATCCTCGACATCCGCGACAGCGGCCACGCGCCCTGCGAGCACGTGCGAGACCTCCTCGACGCGCGCCTGGCCGAGATCGAGCAGCAGATCGCCCAGCTCACCGCCCTGCACGGCACCATCGCCGACCTCCGGCACGACGCCGCGCACCCGGACCCCGACACATGCAGCCCAGACCAGGTCTGCCGGTACCTGTAGAGGGACGCGGACCGAGAAAACGAGAGCCATAACACGAACATGCGCTACGTCAATCCTCTCGCTTTCGCCGAGGACGCCGGGGCAACTGACCTCATCGCCGGCGGACGTCTGCAACTCGGCATTTCGCGAGGCTCGCCCGAACAGGTCATCGACGGGTGGCGCTATTTCGGCTTCGAACCGGAGGACGGCGAATCCGACGCGGACATGGCACGCCGGCACACCGAGGTCGCCCTCGCGGCTCTGTCGGGCAAACACTTTGCGCGCCCCAACCCGCAGCCGATGTTCCCGAATCCGCCCGGGCTTCTACGTGTTGAGCCCTATTCCGAGGGGCTCCGCAACCGCATGTGGTGGGGTGCCGGATCGGATGCGACTGCACGCTGGGCAGCTCAGAACGGCATGAACCTCATGTCCTCCACGCTCAAGGACGACGAATCGGGTGAGCCCTTCCACGTGCAACAGCGCAAGCAGATCGAGGCCTTCCGAGAGGAGTGGGCCCAGCACGACCACGGCTTCGATCCCCGCACCTCGGTTTCCCGTTCGATCTTCGCAATCACGAACGACCAGGACAGGCGCTATTTCCTGGGTACCGGAGAACGCGATGACCAGGTCGGGTACATCGACAACACCAGATCCGTATTCGGCCGCTCCTACGCGGACGAGCCCGAGGCCCTCATTGAGCAGTTGCGCGCCGACGAAGCGATCCAGGCCGCAGACACTCTCCTGCTGACCGTGCCGAACCAATTGGGTGTTGATTACAACGCCCACGTGATCGAGTCGATCCTGACCCACGTCGCCCCGGCATTGGGGTGGCGCTAGCGGCCGGAGACGGGCCGCCCTACCCGAAACCCGTGGTCCCCGCGCGCCGGGCAACACGAGGGGCATGCATATCAGGCAACCTGATTACCCGATGTGCAGGCCCGCATCCGAAGTACGGACTCGTTGCCTCGGCGCGCAGGGAATGAGGGAGCGTGATCCTAGATCAGCTCAGGCGGTACCACAGGTTATTCCACCAGTCGACGACCCGCTCCCACCAGGAGGCGTACCACGGCTTATCCGGCTTGGGCTTCACAGGCGTCGGCTTCGGCTTTACGGGCGTCGGCTTCGGCTTCACCGGCTTCGGCTTCGGCTTGGGCTTCACAGGCGTCGGCTTCGGCTTTACGGGCTTCGGCTTCACCGGCTGAGGTCCTGGACTCGGCTTTTCGGGTGCGGGAGTCGGGGGTGCAGGCACCACGGGTGCGGGAGTCGGCTTGGGCTCCGGAGTGGGTTTTGGTGCGGGCTTCTCCGGGGCAGGCGCGACGGCATCGAACGCCTTTTGGGCATCAATCAGCCCGGCGCCACACCCAAGTCCGCAGGCCACACCCATCGGCCTGGCGGAGGACTTCAGAACTTCCTTGATGCGAGACGGCGTCAGCTCGGGTGCCGCCGACTTCATCAGCGCGACGACCCCACTGACATGAGGCGAGGCCATCGAAGTTCCCTGGTACCAGCTGTAGACGGGCGCAGAGGGCGTCGTCGTTCCGGAGTTGAGCGTAGAAAGAATGCCGCCTCCCCGGGTTCGCACGTCGCCACCCGGTGCCATGATGTCCAGGGTAGATCCGAAGTTCGAGTAGTAGGCCAGCTCACCCTTGGCGTCACTCGCCCCTACCGTCACAATGTTGCTGCAGTTGGCCGGCGTGAACCCTGCGGCATCGGCCGTGCTGTTCCCTGCGGAGACGACCACAGTGGTCCCACGTGCAACGGCCCCGTTAACGGCGTCCTGGTAGATCCTTCCGCATTGTCCACGGCCACCCAGGGACATGTTGATGACCTGAGCGGGCTTATCGTTCATCGGGACGCCGGGAACCTTACCTCCGGAAGCCCACGTGATCGCATCGGCGATGTCGGAGGTCCACCCACCGCATTTGCCCAGAACACGCACAGGCTGGATCTTCGCATGGGGCGCAACCCCGGAGATCCCCTGGCGGTTGTTCTGTAGGGCGGCTATGGTTCCGGCGACGTGCGTGCCGTGCCACGAGGAGCTCTTGGGCTTATTGCCTGCCGTGCATTCGTTCGCGCCGTACCAGTCCCCTTGGTCATGAGGGTCAGAGTCTCTGCCGTCACCATCCCGAGCGGAACCAGGGTCGGAAATGAAGTCATAACCAGGAATCAAGTTGTCCTGGAGGTCCGGGTGATCGGTTATCCCCGTGTCCAGCACCGCCACGGTGACGTCCTTGCCCGTAGACCTCTCCCATACGCCGGGAACGTTCGCACCCCACTCGCCATGAAGGCCCCACAGGCTGGCGTAGAACTCGTCGTCGGTTGGTGCCGGAGTCTTCGGCGCGTCGGTGGCTTTCTGAACTTCGGACGTCTTCAGTGCGTCCTCGTCAATAGTCACCCGCGAATCCCGCTTGACGTAGTCGACGGCGGCATCGCTCTCCAAGGAGCGGATGAATTCGCCAGACTCGCGCTGGTCCAGTTTCTCTTCGGTGACGACGACGAAGCGGTTGTCGGCACCCTCGCGAATCTCAGTCGCTTCCGTGCCCGTGGACCGTTCCGCGTCGCTGAGGATCCGGTCACGCTCCTCAGCGGGGTGGTAGCCGTCTTTGTACTTGACGACGAATCTGTCGGCCTCGCCCTGATTCAGGTCGAGCCGGCTGTCCTCGATCAGCGCCTCCGCGGACGCGGACGAAGGGGCGTCGACGGCTCGGGCTGCGGTCGTCGCGCCCGTGGCCGCACCGAACGAGCCCGCGATCATGGTCGCGGCGGTCAGCGTGCATGCCCACCGGCGGGCAAACCCGGGGACGGCAATGAATGAACCCCTACGTTTTATCTTGTCCAAAGGGACTTTGTCAGAGTTTTGCATTTCTTATCCTCAGCTAAGTGATGACTGATGACGAAACCGCGGCGGAATACCGGACTGGTTCGCAGCGGTATCGGACGGACAGATAGGTTCGTCACGTCCAAAAAGAAAAGTACAACACTTGCAGAGAAAAGTTAAAATCAAAAGAATAGCTTTGGAATTATATCGGCATGAAACACAATTCGGGATATCGATGAGGACCGGGCGGCAGAAGGAAACGGCACACTCGCACGACCCCCAAACGCACAGAATCGACGTCCGTATTCGACTCTGGTGCGACGACTCCAGATCACCCGCGAGCTCGCGGAGCAGCTGTGGGGCAGGATCACTTCTGCCCAGGCGCGGACCCAGGGCGTCCACCGAGCGAATACTTCTGCGATCAAAGCCACCGCTACGGACACAGCATGCGGGCATTATGCCGGCAAGAATGTTTTCGACGGTTTCTTTCTCGCGTCTTCAAGGCAAATCATCCGGAGCAATGGGTGCTCAAAGGCGGGACCGCGATGTTGGCTCGGAAAGGCCGAAGAGCGGGCCCTTAGTCGATGAACTTCTCCGCCAAGTCCCGGGAGGCCTGCGTCAGCAATTGAACATCCGCGCCAACCAGTACGAATGACGCACCAGCGTCGAGGTATTTCTGCGCCTGCTCGTGGTTGAACGCGTTGACGCCGACCCTCTTGCCCGCGGCACGCACCTTGTCGAAGACCGACAGAACGGCCGCGGTGACGTCCGGGTGGGTCTGTTCTCCCAATACCCCCATCGACGCGGCCAGGTCCGAGGGGCCTACGAAAATCGCGTCCACCCCGTCGACCGCCGCGATCTCGTCGGCGTTGGCCACGGCGGTCTCGGATTCGATCTGCACGGTGAGCGAGATGGTCTCCTCCGCCCTACCGAGATATCCCTCAACGGCTCCCCACCGAGAAGCCCGGGCCAGGGCCGAGCCGACGCCGCGCACCCCGCCTGTGGGGTATCGAACGGCCTCGACGGCCCGCCGCGCTTCCTCGGCGGTATCGATCATGGGGACCAGAAGGTTTTGCGCACCCAGGTCGAGGAATTGCTTGATGAGCGCCGGATTCAGCTCGGGGACTCGAACCATCGGCGTCGTCGGATATGCAGCGAGTGCTCTGAGCAGCGAAGCGGTGGTTTCCAGCCCGATCGGAGAGTGCTCCCCGTCCAGCAGGACCCAGTCCAGTCCCGAGCACCCGGCGATTTCTGCCGCGACCGGGGAGCCCGAACAAACCCACATGCCCACAAGGGGCCGGTCCGCGGCGTCCAACGCGCTGGCGAAGGTTTCCGGAAGTTCTACACGAAACGGCATGTGATGGACCCCAAATCTCCGTAATCGGCATGAACGGTGTCCCCCTTCTCGACCCACATCGGGCGAGTGAAGGAACCGGCGAGGATGATCTCCCCCGCCTTGAGCAAATCCCCGTGTTCGGCGAGTTTCCGCGCGAGCCAGACGACGCCGGCCGCCGGATGGTTCAGCACAGCCGCCGCGACACCGGTCTCTTCGATCGTCTCGTTGCGGTACAGCATCGCAGAGACCCACCGCAGGTCCACGGCATCGGGGGCAACCGGGCGGCCACCTAGGACCATGGCGCCCAGCGCAGCGTTGTCGCTGATGGTGTCGACGATCGTGCGACCTTCCATCTCGACGCGCGAGCTCAGGACCTCCAGAGCCGGAGTCACGTATTCGGTAGCTCTGAGGACGTCGTAGATCGTGACGTCAGGGCCCTCAAGGTCCTCCTTGAGCACGAATGCGAGCTCGACCTCGATACGGACATTGGAATACTGACCGTGGTCGATCACCGTACCGTTCTCATAAACCTGATCGCCGAAGATCGCGCCATAATCCGGTTCGGTGATCCCGGTGGCCTGTTGCATGACCTTGGAGGTCAGGCCGATCTTACGGCCAACGAGTCGGCGACCCGCCTGCTCACCTCGACGTCGCCATTCGTTCTGGACGGCGTATGCATCCTCGACCGTCATATCGGGGAACCGAGCGGTCAGCCGCGGAATCATCCCGCGGGATTCCTCCGCCGAAGCGAGCTCGTCCGCGATCGACGTGAGCTGTTCGTTCTCGAGCATTTCTCTCCTTCGATGCATTCCGTGTCGATGCATTCCGTGGATGGTGCACGGGCTCCGCCGCCCGTGTATGTTGCCGGCGGCGGAGCCCCTCGGATCGAGTTTCTTTAGACTTGGTGCCCCAGTTTGAACCCCTTGGACGCCTGCCCACGGTAGGTGCCTTGTTCGTCGTCGGACCGCGTGTAGGAGAATCCGTCCGCGCCGATCGTCACGTCCATCTCCGACTTGTCGTCACGCTCAC
This region includes:
- the merA gene encoding mercury(II) reductase — translated: MPTKYDLAIIGSGGGAFAAAIRATMLGKSVVMIERGTLGGTCVNTGCVPSKALIAAADARHVAADAADRFPGIATTAGPVDMPALIAGKQALVETMRGEKYADVADSYGWHVRRGDAGFAGTPDAPVLEVTAADGAVETIEAEHYLVATGARPWAPPIDGLDEAGYLTSTTAMDLTEVPESMLVLGGGYVALEQAQLFARLGSQVTVLVRSRLASKEEPEVSRTLQEVFADEGIRVVRRAVPTRVSRDAATGQVVVTADVSGGSQEFRADQVLVALGRRPVTDGLNLDAVGVKTGDSGEVVVSDHLQSSNPRIWAAGDVTGHPEFVYVAAHHGTLVAENAYADADRSVDYSHLPRVTFTGPAIGAVGMTEKEVVAAGIRCDCRVLPLEYVPRAVINRDTRGFIKIVVNADTSEILGLTAVAKDAGELAAAGVHVLGKTIAEVADAWAPYLTMTEGIRIAAKSFTTDPSLLSCCA
- a CDS encoding heavy metal-responsive transcriptional regulator, with protein sequence MRIGELAERAGTTSKTLRFYEEQGLLPPADRTPSGYRDYAPDAVARIDFVHRGQAAGLTLAQIRQILDIRDSGHAPCEHVRDLLDARLAEIEQQIAQLTALHGTIADLRHDAAHPDPDTCSPDQVCRYL
- a CDS encoding S8 family peptidase, translating into MQNSDKVPLDKIKRRGSFIAVPGFARRWACTLTAATMIAGSFGAATGATTAARAVDAPSSASAEALIEDSRLDLNQGEADRFVVKYKDGYHPAEERDRILSDAERSTGTEATEIREGADNRFVVVTEEKLDQRESGEFIRSLESDAAVDYVKRDSRVTIDEDALKTSEVQKATDAPKTPAPTDDEFYASLWGLHGEWGANVPGVWERSTGKDVTVAVLDTGITDHPDLQDNLIPGYDFISDPGSARDGDGRDSDPHDQGDWYGANECTAGNKPKSSSWHGTHVAGTIAALQNNRQGISGVAPHAKIQPVRVLGKCGGWTSDIADAITWASGGKVPGVPMNDKPAQVINMSLGGRGQCGRIYQDAVNGAVARGTTVVVSAGNSTADAAGFTPANCSNIVTVGASDAKGELAYYSNFGSTLDIMAPGGDVRTRGGGILSTLNSGTTTPSAPVYSWYQGTSMASPHVSGVVALMKSAAPELTPSRIKEVLKSSARPMGVACGLGCGAGLIDAQKAFDAVAPAPEKPAPKPTPEPKPTPAPVVPAPPTPAPEKPSPGPQPVKPKPVKPKPTPVKPKPKPKPVKPKPTPVKPKPTPVKPKPDKPWYASWWERVVDWWNNLWYRLS
- a CDS encoding HpcH/HpaI aldolase/citrate lyase family protein codes for the protein MPFRVELPETFASALDAADRPLVGMWVCSGSPVAAEIAGCSGLDWVLLDGEHSPIGLETTASLLRALAAYPTTPMVRVPELNPALIKQFLDLGAQNLLVPMIDTAEEARRAVEAVRYPTGGVRGVGSALARASRWGAVEGYLGRAEETISLTVQIESETAVANADEIAAVDGVDAIFVGPSDLAASMGVLGEQTHPDVTAAVLSVFDKVRAAGKRVGVNAFNHEQAQKYLDAGASFVLVGADVQLLTQASRDLAEKFID
- the hpaH gene encoding 2-oxo-hept-4-ene-1,7-dioate hydratase, with amino-acid sequence MLENEQLTSIADELASAEESRGMIPRLTARFPDMTVEDAYAVQNEWRRRGEQAGRRLVGRKIGLTSKVMQQATGITEPDYGAIFGDQVYENGTVIDHGQYSNVRIEVELAFVLKEDLEGPDVTIYDVLRATEYVTPALEVLSSRVEMEGRTIVDTISDNAALGAMVLGGRPVAPDAVDLRWVSAMLYRNETIEETGVAAAVLNHPAAGVVWLARKLAEHGDLLKAGEIILAGSFTRPMWVEKGDTVHADYGDLGSITCRFV